In one window of Brassica rapa cultivar Chiifu-401-42 chromosome A07, CAAS_Brap_v3.01, whole genome shotgun sequence DNA:
- the LOC103844373 gene encoding RNA demethylase ALKBH9B gives MEDDPFLRKFQPSELKIASEFLTNCLPFLSRDLCKDCVNVLSDRIRSLDPEHCSKVGGEGNSKAGLESEGTSKIETEISFGTLSEVLGSVLPSRQAAETASPRMSWADMSQEDEFEEEDDEEESRKAIDASPMKTPEKPKLSREQREDLRLKNVKRKKDFICLERFKGKLVNVVDGLELHTGVFSAVEQKRIVDKVYELEERGRKGELRERTFTAPQKWMRGKGRVTIQFGCCYNYATDRAGNPPGILQREEVDPLPSLFKVIIRRLIRWHVLPPTCVPDSCIVNIYDEGDCIPPHIDNHDFLRPFCTISFLSECNILFGSNLKIEGPGEFSGSFSVPLPVGSVLVLNGNGADVAKHCVPAVPTKRISITFRKMDESKRPVWFTPEPDLQGIEPLPLDLNRSDSAARSAGSSSNHNGSNRRGGYGRRGGNNYETRGYYTPERSSEQYESREWSSSQRRGRPRPGRTS, from the exons CGACCCTTTCCTCCGGAAGTTCCAGCCATCGGAACTCAAGATCGCGTCGGAGTTCTTGACGAATTGCCTTCCTTTCTTGTCTAGAGATCTCTGCAAAGACTGCGTCAACGTTCTCTCCGATCGAATCCGCTCTCTTGACCCAG AACATTGTAGTAAAGTTGGTGGAGAAGGTAATAGCAAAGCTGGTTTGGAATCAGAAGGAACTAGTAAGATAGAGACTGAAATTTCATTTGGAACCTTGTCTGAAGTTCTTGGTAGTGTACTGCCATCTCGACAAGCTGCTGAAACAGCAAGCCCTAGAATGTCTTGGGCTGATATGAGTCAAGAAGATGAGTTTGAGGaggaggacgacgaggaggagAGTAGGAAAGCTATTGATGCGAGTCCGATGAAGACTCCAGAGAAGCCTAAGTTATCAAGAGAGCAAAGAGAGGATCTCAGGCTGAAGAACgtgaagagaaagaaagatttcATTTGCTTGGAGAGATTTAAGGGAAAGCTCGTTAACGTAGTTGATGGGCTTGAGTTGCACACTGGTGTTTTCAGCGCAGTGGAGCAGAAAAGGATTGTTGATAAAGTGTATGAACTTGAAGAGAGAGGACGCAAAGGAGAACTTAGAG AGCGTACGTTTACTGCTCCACAGAAGTGGATGAGAGGCAAAGGACGTGTCACTATTCAATTCGGCTGTTGTTACAACTACGCTACA GATAGAGCTGGAAACCCACCGGGTATCCTTCAACGGGAAGAAGTGGATCCATTACCTTCTCTTTTCAAAGTGATCATCAGAAGGTTGATTAGATGGCATGTCCTGCCTCCGACTTGTGTGCCCGATAGCTGCATTGTCAACATCTACGATGAAGGTGACTGTATACCTCCCCACATCGACAACCACGACTTTCTCCGTCCCTTCTGCACCATCTCGTTCCTCAGTGAATGCAACATCCTCTTTGGCTCAAACCTTAAAATAGAAGGTCCTGGTGAATTCTCCGGTTCATTCTCAGTACCACTTCCTGTAGG ATCAGTTCTGGTGTTAAATGGAAATGGAGCTGATGTAGCTAAACACTGTGTACCTGCAGTTCCCACAAAAAG GATATCAATCACGTTTAGGAAAATGGATGAGTCTAAACGCCCGGTTTGGTTCACTCCAGAACCTGATTTGCAAGGGATCGAGCCACTGCCGTTGGACCTGAACCGGTCTGATTCTGCTGCAAGGTCCGCAGGATCAAGCAGCAACCACAACGGCAGTAACAGAAGAGGAGGATATGGACGTAGAGGAGGAAACAATTACGAGACGAGAGGTTACTATACTCCCGAGAGAAGCAGTGAACAGTATGAGTCTAGAGAATGGTCATCAAGCCAGAGAAGAGGAAGGCCACGTCCGGGTAGAACCTCCTAA